The following is a genomic window from Aquificota bacterium.
CAATTATACTTGGTGCATTCCTCGTTTATGACCTCCGCCACATAGTACATGCCATGCCTCCTGAAAAGGTAATTGAGTGTTTATAAGTTATAACTATTAAAGAATTTGTCAATATGTTGTGAGGCTGTTTCAAAAATCCGAAAAATAACAAGCCATGATGACAATAAGTGCTAAGCTCACGTTCCCAAGCCTTTAGACCAAAAGATAAAATCTTAGACCTCATAGGAGGGGTGCTTCTCTCTTTAGCTTTTTGAAATATATGTAAAATATTTAACGATGGAAGTAAAGGCCTTTCAATGGGAAGGTGATGCTATTTTACTGCTCGATCAAAGAAAACTACCAGAAAGGGAAGTGTGGCTTAGGCTTGATAATTACAAAGATGTGGCAAAAGCTATCAAGGATATGGCAGTCAGAGGTGCTCCTGCCATAGGTTGTGTGGCTGCCTACGGCTTTCTTTTGGGGGTCAAAGCCGGTGAGGATCCTTATGTGGTATATGAAACACTTAAAAATACGAGGCCTACGGCCTATAATCTCTTTTGGGCTTTGGATAGGATGAAAAGGGCTTTAGAAGAAGGTAAAGACTTGGAGGCGGAAGCGAGGGCAATAGAGGAAGAAGACTACAAAGCAAACAAGAGGATGGGTGAGATAGGCCAGCAGTTAATACATAAAGGGGCAAGAATACTTACTCATTGTAATACTGGAGCATTGGCCACCGCAGGATGGGGTACAGCTTTAGGAGTCATAAGGTCTGCCTACTATGCCAATAAGGATATCTTTGTTTGGGTGGATGAAACAAGGCCATATCTTCAAGGTTCAAGGCTTACAGCTTGGGAGCTTTCAAAGGAAGGTATACCACATAAGATAATAACCGATTCTACCGCAGGCTTTCTTATGAAAAAAGGGCTTGTGGATTATGTTATTGTAGGTGCAGATAGAATAACAAAAGATTACTATGTGGCTAACAAGATAGGCACTTATGCTCTTTCTGTGTTGGCGAAAGCCCATGGTATACCCTTTTATGTGGTTGCTCCAAAATCTACCTTTGATATGAACCTTATCGGAGAGGAAAGCATAGAGATAGAAGAAAGGAGTGAAGAAGAAATAAAGTTTTTAAGAGGTATCCCTATAGCTCCAGAGAATTCTCCAGCCCTTCATCTTGCTTTTGATATAACTCCACCAGAAAATATAACGGCAATAATAACAGAGGAGGGCATAATAAAACCATGACGCTTGCAGAGATTTTATACGATATTAAAAGCGGGAAAGAGTATGAAGTCATAACCTCTTGGAAAGAAATACCAATAAGGCTCAAGCTTAAAGTAAGATGGGTATCCCCCCAAGAGAGGTATATAAGCTTTGATTTTAAAGAGTGCAAATTCAAGCAAGTTTTTTCCGAAAAAGACCCAGTTTATATAAAAATAGGCGAGCTGTTCCTTTTGTGTAAGGTCTTTAGTAATATAAGGGATGAGTTAGTTTTAGAGGTTGATTCTCCAGTGCCTGCACCACCTATAGTTCTAAGAGAATTTATAAGGGTACAGCCTACGGAGAGGGAGCCTGTTTATGTATCTTTTTGCTTGGGAGATGACTGTGTTTTAAAGGTGGAGGCTGTAGATATAAGCGAGTCCGGCGTGGGTGTTTTGCTTCACAAGGAGGAAGCAAACAGGATAATGGAAAATCTTATGCAGATAGTTTCTGATGTACAAAGGATGCACACAGTCTTTGATATAGAAGTAGAACTCCCAAAGGAGGGAGTTGTTAAGGCTCAAGGTGAGCTTAAAAATATAATAGGAAGACAAGAAGATGTTTATATAAGGCTTGGTTTTAAAATAAACCTTGAAGAAAGTCAAAAGAAAAAGATAAGGCAATACATTATGAGAAGGCAAAGGGAAATTTTGGACCAACTAAAAAGGCTATGAAATCAATTCTTAAGATTTCTATTAGGTTTTTACTATCTGGCAAAGGTTCAACCCAACTTGTATCCTTTATAGCCCTATTGGGTGTATCCCTTGGAGTGTCTGCCCTGCTTCTTACCATGGGAGTGTTTGCCGGCTTCCAGCATGAGCTAAAAGAAAAAATACTATCCGCATCACCCCATATAATTGTTAGCCTACTTGATGCCAATAAGGATTACAAAGATAAAATAGAGAATATTGAAGGCATAAAAAATGTTTACTCTGTAGCCTTATACCAAGGTCTTGTATCAAGGGAAGGCAGGATTTCCAGCGTAAGCGTAAAAGCCT
Proteins encoded in this region:
- the mtnA gene encoding S-methyl-5-thioribose-1-phosphate isomerase is translated as MEVKAFQWEGDAILLLDQRKLPEREVWLRLDNYKDVAKAIKDMAVRGAPAIGCVAAYGFLLGVKAGEDPYVVYETLKNTRPTAYNLFWALDRMKRALEEGKDLEAEARAIEEEDYKANKRMGEIGQQLIHKGARILTHCNTGALATAGWGTALGVIRSAYYANKDIFVWVDETRPYLQGSRLTAWELSKEGIPHKIITDSTAGFLMKKGLVDYVIVGADRITKDYYVANKIGTYALSVLAKAHGIPFYVVAPKSTFDMNLIGEESIEIEERSEEEIKFLRGIPIAPENSPALHLAFDITPPENITAIITEEGIIKP
- a CDS encoding PilZ domain-containing protein, yielding MTLAEILYDIKSGKEYEVITSWKEIPIRLKLKVRWVSPQERYISFDFKECKFKQVFSEKDPVYIKIGELFLLCKVFSNIRDELVLEVDSPVPAPPIVLREFIRVQPTEREPVYVSFCLGDDCVLKVEAVDISESGVGVLLHKEEANRIMENLMQIVSDVQRMHTVFDIEVELPKEGVVKAQGELKNIIGRQEDVYIRLGFKINLEESQKKKIRQYIMRRQREILDQLKRL